From the genome of Flavobacterium sediminis:
ACATATAAATCCTATCTTTTTAAGTCTTTTTTCTATAATTCGAACGGTAAAATCTATTCCTTCTATTCTTAAAATCTTATCACAATCTTCCAAATCAAAATTTATTTTACACTTTGGAAACTCAGCAATTAATATGTTAAGTATTTTCTTTGCCTCTTTTTCCTCTTGCACATTAGTTTTAAATATTTCGATCATTTCTTTTTCTTTTGTAAAGGATTAAAGGAAATACCTAAATTAAAGTAAAAAGAAGCATCTGGATTAGCTTTAAAAATATAGTCATTGAGCGTTGAATTCTTTTCTGTTATTTTAGATATTGGCACATATTTTAAACCTGATCTAAAGGTAATGATAAATGAATTCCCTAAATAATGTTCATAAATTAAACCGGAGTTGATTTCCATTTGATTGAAACTATATGTTTTAGAACTATTTTGCGAATCATATACATAAAAATAAGTTCCTTCTAAAGTACTACCCAAAGAGATTCTACCATCAGTAAAAACATGTTTTCTCATTAACACACTTTTAGGCAAAACAATATCTGCTATCCAACCATTATTAAACTTATGCTCATAACCAAAAGTCAAAAATACGGGAACTAATGCATTAGGATCTACCAAAAGGACTACACCTAAAATCATTTTTGTTTTAGCATTAGCCTTAAGAACCAGCGTTCCGGTAGCCATTCCTTTAATTCGTTCAAAATGCTGATCGCTACCATCTATAATTGTACTAGCAGAAAAAACAGCTGTTTTTTTAAACAATCTTGAAAAATAAGTAGCATTCAGAGAAGTAAAGTGATAATGAAAATCGGATTTACTTTCTATATCTAGAAAATTATAATCTATCTTATTATAATTGTAATTTAAAGTAGTTCCCAATATCCATTTTTTCTTCTTCAGAAAATTGATATTTGAACTAATTCTAAACTGTGAAAAACGCTCTACTCTTCCGTTAGGCAAATCCGAATCAGGATATTGAGATGAAAAATTATGAGGTGTCTGCTCTTGGTATTCAATATTTAAAAGTCTTGTAATAGGAAATCTATCGGTTACTCCCATTATTGCTTTTTGAGGGATACTGTCTTTTTTATTTTGGGAAAATAAGCTGTTACAATTCAAAAAAAGTAAAAACCCTAAAATAAGAAATCTTATATTTTTCATTTTTAAGTTAAAGATTTTATTTGTTTATCAATTACATCAAAAAAATAAATGGCTGTAAAAATCTCTTTTAAACCCATATTACTTATCAATTTTTCTATTCTTAAAAAAGATGTCTTCTTTTCATCTTTAATTATTATCCAAAAATCATCTACAAATGCTCTTTTATTAAATAGTTCAATTTCATTCTTGAGCATAAGAAACCACGAATCATCTTCAATCATTAATTTTTGAACAGATACAAAGACAATTCCTCTCTGTTTTTGTTCAACTTCAATGATTTGAAAACTATAATTTAAAACATCAATAAGTGTAACTGATTTATTATAGCAGTTTAAAAAAAGTCGTAAATAATTCAAATCCACTACTTTTTTAGCTCTCTGTTCTGTAGTAAAAGGCAAATACTTTAATAATTTTAACTGTTCTCCAACATTCATTTTTTGAATAACAATATTTATTTCTGCTTATTAGTCCAAAAATAGTATCTTGCAATAAAGTGATCTTTTTTTTAAAAAGGCAAGCGGACAAAAAAGCACCTAAAAAGGATTCAAATAAAATTGTTAATTTCATTACTTTGTACTAACTTTAGATAGTTATTGAGGTTTTATATGGTAGAAATAGATTTAGAAGCAGAAAACAAAGCCATTGCGCAAGAATATAAAGAGCTTTTACGCATCAGTTATCAAACACTTTCCGACGAGGATAAGAAACTGATCCGTAAAGCTTTTGATGTAGCAGTAGATGCTCATAAAGAGCAAAGAAGAAAATCCGGAGAAGCCTATATTTTCCATCCTATTGCCGTAGCTAAAATTGTTGCTGCGGAAATCGGTTTGGGAGCTACTTCTATCGCTGCTGCCCTAATGCACGATGTCGTTGAAGACACCGATATCACTGTTGAAGATATAGAGCGAATGTTTAATCCTAAAATTGCGAAGATCGTTGAAGGCTTAACCAAAATTGCCAAAGTAAAAACCGATCAGGATATTTCGCTTCAAGCCGAAAACTTCCGAAAAATGTTGCTGACACTCAATGAAGATGTTCGGGTAATTCTAATCAAAATAGCCGACCGTTTGCATAATATGCAGACGATGGAAAGCATGGTTGACTATAAGCAGGCTAAAATTGCCTCTGAAACGCTATATATTTATGCTCCGTTAGCACATCGTTTAGGTTTGTACAACATTAAAACCCAACTGGAAGATCTGGGGTTAAAATACACAGAACCTGACATCTACAACGAAATTGTCAGCAAAATAAAAGAGACCAAACAGGAACAGGATGCTTATATCAAATCCATTTCAGATGTTTTGACCAGATCTTTAGACGATGAAGGTATTGAGTTCATCATCAAAGGAAGACCGAAATCCATTTATTCTATTCGTAGAAAAATGCGTGCTCAGAAAGTAACATTTGATGAAGTGTATGACAAGTTTGCCTTACGTATCATCTATAAAGCCACCCAACACGACGAGAAGTTCTTAGCCTGGAAAATTTATTCCATAGTTACCGATCATTACCGCCCGAGTCCAAGTCGTCTGCGTGACTGGATCTCTTCTCCGAAATCAACCGGATACGAAGCCCTGCATACGACCGTTATGGGTCCCAAGGGGCGCTGGGTAGAAATTCAGATCCGTAGCGAACGTATGGATGAAATCGCTGAAAAAGGATATGCAGCACATTACAAATACAAAAATTCAGATGATACCGAAGAACATACATTAGAGATCTGGCTCAATCAATTAAAAGAAGCTCTGGAAAATCAGACTTCAAATGCTGTAGATTTTGTCGAAGATTTTAAATTAAACCTGTATTCCAAAGAGATCTATATTTTTACTCCTAAAGGAGATATTAAATCCTTACCTAAAGGAGCTACTTCTCTTGATTTTGCCTTCTCTATACACTCTGAGATCGGAGTACATACAAGAGGTACTCGTGTCAACGGAAAACTGGTTCCGCTAAATCATATTTTAAACAGTGGAGATCAG
Proteins encoded in this window:
- a CDS encoding DUF6268 family outer membrane beta-barrel protein, coding for MKNIRFLILGFLLFLNCNSLFSQNKKDSIPQKAIMGVTDRFPITRLLNIEYQEQTPHNFSSQYPDSDLPNGRVERFSQFRISSNINFLKKKKWILGTTLNYNYNKIDYNFLDIESKSDFHYHFTSLNATYFSRLFKKTAVFSASTIIDGSDQHFERIKGMATGTLVLKANAKTKMILGVVLLVDPNALVPVFLTFGYEHKFNNGWIADIVLPKSVLMRKHVFTDGRISLGSTLEGTYFYVYDSQNSSKTYSFNQMEINSGLIYEHYLGNSFIITFRSGLKYVPISKITEKNSTLNDYIFKANPDASFYFNLGISFNPLQKKKK
- a CDS encoding RelA/SpoT family protein is translated as MVEIDLEAENKAIAQEYKELLRISYQTLSDEDKKLIRKAFDVAVDAHKEQRRKSGEAYIFHPIAVAKIVAAEIGLGATSIAAALMHDVVEDTDITVEDIERMFNPKIAKIVEGLTKIAKVKTDQDISLQAENFRKMLLTLNEDVRVILIKIADRLHNMQTMESMVDYKQAKIASETLYIYAPLAHRLGLYNIKTQLEDLGLKYTEPDIYNEIVSKIKETKQEQDAYIKSISDVLTRSLDDEGIEFIIKGRPKSIYSIRRKMRAQKVTFDEVYDKFALRIIYKATQHDEKFLAWKIYSIVTDHYRPSPSRLRDWISSPKSTGYEALHTTVMGPKGRWVEIQIRSERMDEIAEKGYAAHYKYKNSDDTEEHTLEIWLNQLKEALENQTSNAVDFVEDFKLNLYSKEIYIFTPKGDIKSLPKGATSLDFAFSIHSEIGVHTRGTRVNGKLVPLNHILNSGDQVEVITSPNQKPTAQWLDYVTTSRAKNKIKNVLNEDIKKIGEDGKEILARKLRHLKINLSENVINELVVYFKLQTSLDLFYRVGIGTIDNQQLKDFAAQKNNTLVNFFKKTIKRSPNPQPEIIQRNEISKKYDMLVFGKEQEKLDYKLASCCNPIPGDDVFGFITINEGIKVHRKDCPNAISLQSNYAYRIIQAKWIDSSQEDFKAIIEITGMDTLGLTNELTKVISNEMHVNIQNISLSGEAGIFKGRITVIVPNNTVLKKLIDNIKKVDGVDKVNRVYQN